The nucleotide sequence CGGCGCATTGCAGATCACGATGCGCTCGCGCCGCTCCTCCGGCATCATCTCGACCGCCATCTCGCTGTTGGTCTCGGCGCCGCCGAGATCGACCAGGATCGCGACGCCGGCGTCCGACCATGCCTTGTCGATCGCGCTCATGATGGCGCCGACATCGGTGCCGAGCCCGCCATCGGCATTGCCGCCGACGGCGGCGAGCGGCACGCTGTCGCCGACCATCTGCCTGACCATGTCGGCCGCGCCCTCCGCCACCTTGGCGGAATGCGACACGATCACGATGCCGACGTTCTTCTGCTCACCCATGTTCAGGCCTCGTTGAATACACTGCAGATCGCCTGCACCAGCAGGCTGGACGAGCGCGCACCGGGATCCATGTGCCCGATCGAACGCTCGCCGAGAAAGGATGCACGGCCGCGAATGGCCTTCATCGGGATCGTTGCGTCAGCGGCCTCGGCCGCGATCGCCGGCAACCGGGTCGCGAGATCGGCGCCGCCCACGGCGAAGGCCGCTTGCACCGGAATCAGGACATCGAGCATCGTCTTCTGC is from Bradyrhizobium sp. ORS 285 and encodes:
- the dhaM gene encoding dihydroxyacetone kinase phosphoryl donor subunit DhaM; this translates as MGEQKNVGIVIVSHSAKVAEGAADMVRQMVGDSVPLAAVGGNADGGLGTDVGAIMSAIDKAWSDAGVAILVDLGGAETNSEMAVEMMPEERRERIVICNAPLVEGAVMAATEASGGSPLDAVRATAEELMAG